A single uncultured Acetobacterium sp. DNA region contains:
- a CDS encoding HAMP domain-containing sensor histidine kinase — translation MLRNREFRQFVIVFALIAAVAVMLGFVINTAAGILTIASAAAFGAAFFAFTKARYQSIAQISNQIDQILHNTDNLYIGEADEGELSILHSEITKMTLRIREQNDALKKEKTNLADSLADIAHQLRTPLTSVNLILSLLANNPAENERKALVRETEELLVQMDWLLTSLLKLSRLDAGIVVFQSEPIDVSSLICAALRPFLIPMELHTIDIQIDVPKRLMIQGDSSWLSEALQNILKNCIDSIDQIESTGKSETIEIVCTDNPLFTEITIHDSGVGFKEDDLPRLFDRFYRGKNQSATGYGIGLALCKMIITRQGGTITAKNHPKGGALFALRFPK, via the coding sequence ATGCTTCGGAATAGAGAGTTTCGGCAGTTTGTCATTGTATTCGCCTTAATCGCTGCCGTCGCTGTGATGCTGGGATTTGTGATCAATACCGCGGCGGGAATTCTTACTATTGCTTCTGCCGCCGCCTTTGGCGCGGCATTTTTTGCATTTACCAAAGCCCGCTACCAGAGCATTGCGCAGATTTCAAATCAAATCGATCAGATCCTTCATAATACTGACAACCTGTATATTGGTGAAGCGGACGAGGGCGAACTTTCCATTTTGCACAGCGAGATAACCAAAATGACGCTGCGCATTCGGGAACAAAACGACGCCCTGAAAAAAGAAAAAACAAACCTTGCCGATTCGCTGGCCGACATCGCCCACCAACTTCGCACCCCACTGACATCTGTGAACCTCATTTTGTCATTGTTAGCCAACAACCCTGCTGAAAACGAGCGGAAAGCCTTGGTGCGGGAAACCGAAGAATTGCTGGTGCAGATGGATTGGCTGCTAACTTCGCTCCTAAAATTATCCCGCCTGGATGCGGGCATTGTGGTGTTCCAAAGCGAACCAATCGACGTTAGCAGCTTGATTTGCGCCGCACTGCGCCCGTTTTTAATCCCAATGGAACTGCACACTATTGATATACAAATAGATGTCCCGAAAAGGCTGATGATTCAGGGTGATTCCAGTTGGCTTTCAGAAGCACTTCAAAATATCCTTAAAAATTGCATTGATAGCATTGATCAAATTGAGAGCACTGGCAAAAGCGAGACGATTGAGATTGTCTGCACGGACAACCCACTGTTTACCGAGATTACCATCCATGACAGCGGTGTGGGCTTTAAAGAAGACGATTTACCCCGTCTGTTTGACCGCTTTTATCGTGGTAAAAACCAAAGCGCTACCGGATACGGGATTGGCCTGGCGCTCTGCAAGATGATTATCACCCGGCAGGGCGGGACGATTACCGCCAAAAATCACCCCAAGGGCGGCGCACTCTTTGCCCTTCGTTTCCCAAAGTGA
- a CDS encoding response regulator transcription factor codes for MKHIFLVEDDPTIAKNLTLLLHAEGFKVTHAPTRSDALAGLAGNKFDLALVDISLPDGNGFTVCTEIKATGDIPVIFLTASGDEASVVTGLNMGADDYITKPFRPRELIARIGTALRKSGRSPAAFEIRGLHVDTASGLVKKNGHEVFLSALEYRLLLVFISNPKNIITRGQLLDELWDAAGEFVNDNTLTVYIKRLREKIETDPTNPQIILTVRGTGYRLGDEYASE; via the coding sequence ATGAAACATATATTTTTGGTTGAGGACGATCCGACCATTGCTAAAAATCTGACCCTGTTGCTCCACGCGGAAGGGTTTAAAGTCACCCACGCTCCGACCCGGAGTGACGCCCTGGCCGGCCTGGCCGGGAATAAATTTGACTTGGCACTGGTTGATATTTCTTTGCCTGACGGAAATGGCTTTACGGTTTGCACGGAAATCAAAGCAACCGGGGATATTCCGGTTATCTTTCTGACCGCTTCCGGCGATGAGGCCAGTGTTGTTACCGGGCTGAACATGGGTGCCGACGACTATATCACCAAGCCGTTTCGGCCCCGGGAATTGATTGCGCGCATTGGCACCGCCCTGCGAAAAAGCGGGCGTTCGCCAGCGGCTTTTGAAATTCGCGGGCTTCATGTTGATACAGCCAGCGGCCTGGTGAAAAAAAACGGCCACGAGGTTTTTCTGTCAGCACTTGAATATCGCTTGCTGCTAGTATTTATCAGCAATCCTAAAAATATAATCACGAGGGGTCAGCTGCTAGATGAATTGTGGGATGCGGCAGGGGAGTTTGTCAATGACAATACCTTGACCGTGTACATCAAACGCCTGCGGGAGAAGATCGAGACTGATCCCACCAACCCGCAAATCATTCTGACCGTGCGCGGGACGGGGTATCGATTGGGAGACGAGTATGCTTCGGAATAG
- a CDS encoding ABC transporter ATP-binding protein, which yields MEFLKIENLCKVYGKDENQVTALDHVSLTIEKGEFTAIIGSSGSGKSTLLHIIGGVDVPTSGKVFLDGQDVYAQNNEKLAIFRRRQVGLIYQFHNLIPTLNVVENITLPILMDKRKVNAERLDDLLEMLGLKDRQTHLPNQLSGGQQQRVSIGRALMNAPALMLADEPTGSLDSRNGHEIIKLLKTSNQKYRQTLLLVTHDENIALQADRIIGISDGQVVRDERVRP from the coding sequence ATGGAGTTTTTAAAAATCGAAAATTTATGCAAGGTCTACGGCAAGGACGAAAACCAGGTTACCGCCTTGGATCATGTTTCGCTTACAATCGAAAAGGGGGAGTTTACCGCAATCATCGGTTCCTCCGGCTCGGGCAAATCCACATTGCTGCATATCATCGGCGGTGTCGACGTGCCAACAAGCGGAAAGGTGTTTTTAGACGGCCAGGATGTCTATGCCCAAAACAATGAAAAACTGGCCATTTTCAGGCGGCGCCAGGTTGGACTGATTTACCAGTTTCACAACCTCATACCGACGCTGAATGTGGTCGAAAACATCACCCTACCAATCCTGATGGACAAGCGCAAGGTCAACGCTGAACGGCTGGATGACCTGCTGGAAATGCTGGGGCTTAAAGACCGCCAAACGCATTTACCCAATCAGCTTTCGGGCGGTCAGCAACAACGGGTTTCGATCGGACGGGCATTGATGAATGCCCCGGCGCTGATGCTGGCCGATGAACCCACCGGCAGTTTAGACAGCCGAAATGGCCATGAAATTATCAAACTGCTGAAAACAAGCAATCAAAAATATCGACAGACCCTGCTCCTCGTCACCCATGACGAAAATATCGCTCTGCAAGCCGACCGCATTATCGGCATCTCAGACGGCCAAGTCGTCCGCGACGAACGGGTGCGGCCATGA